A stretch of the Arachis stenosperma cultivar V10309 chromosome 6, arast.V10309.gnm1.PFL2, whole genome shotgun sequence genome encodes the following:
- the LOC130936816 gene encoding rust resistance kinase Lr10-like produces the protein MKKFVILSSVSRNKISPLACLPQTTMPALMLLLLLVSLNLSIGICYHDGDGDDDPVPCPVRVYCSENNTNILELPGSSSSVKLSVGYINYTSQTLEIYDPKNCLPELFLTLNYSSFYPFRYIKHSLDFDSYDDSLEPTNCTFFDCSSVVPANILIGDIYYEEYLSSCLIYNSFDEDDVVESNLIFCTKLARHVLPISVCNYRTQWSPSLYFGWSTKTFKSGCFLACNESNKGTQLYKSIYLPLTGAALLFSTLAALYYIYCYYRNKGEDQQRVETFLKDYEALNPTRFSYADIKRITKQFKDKLGEGAHGAVYKGKLSNQILVAVKILNNTDGDGKEFINEVGTMAKIHHVNVVRLLGYCADGSHRALVYHFFPNGNLQSFIAPSTDKETFLGWNKLHQIALGIAKGIEYLHQGCDQRILHFDINPRNVLLDESFTPKISDFGLAKLCSKNQSTVSMTAARGTLGYMAPEVFSRNFGNVSYKSDIYSYGMLLLEMVGGRKNTNASQETFQVLYPNWIHNLLEGDDTYIPIDDDGDFRIAKKLAIVGLWCIQWHPVHRPSMKSVVQMLVEGEESKLKVPPNPFESAAATSSSAIIPARFLNMELEVIPETD, from the exons ATGAAAAAGTTTGTTATTCTGTCAAGTGTCAGCAGAAACAAAATTTCTCCCTTAGCTTGCTTGCCGCAAACGACCATGCCAGCATTaatgctgctgctgctgcttgTGAGTTTGAATCTGAGCATAGGAATTTGCTATCACGATGGGGATGGTGACGATGATCCAGTTCCATGTCCCGTGCGTGTGTACTGTTCAGAAAACAACACCAATATTCTTGAGCTGCCTGGCTCTTCTTCTTCAGTGAAACTCTCCGTCGGTTACATTAATTACACATCACAAACTTTAGAAATTTATGATCCCAAAAACTGCCTTCCAGAACTCTTTCTCACACTCAACTACTCATCATTTTATCCTTTCCGATATATTAAACATTCACTTGATTTCGATAGTTATGATGATTCTCTAGAGCCAACAAACTGTACTTTCTTTGATTGCTCTTCAGTTGTGCCTGCAAACATCCTCATCGGAGATATCTACTACGAAGAATATCTGTCATCTTGCCTGATTTACAATTCCTTTGATGAGGACGATGTCGTCGAGTCCAACCTTATATTCTGCACAAAATTGGCCCGTCATGTCTTGCCGATTTCCGTATGTAACTATCGGACACAGTGGAGTCCATCATTATACTTTGGGTGGTCAACAAAAACTTTTAAGAGTGGATGCTTTCTTGCTTGCAACGAATCCAACAAGGGAACTCAACTCTATAAATCCATTTATTTACCCCTTACAG GTGCAGCTCTCCTGTTCTCAACACTGGCTGCCTTGTATTATATATATTGCTATTATAGAAACAAAGGGGAAGATCAACAAAGAGTTGAAACTTTTTTGAAGGACTATGAGGCATTAAACCCAACCAGATTCTCTTATGCTGATATCAAGAGAATTACTAAGCAGTTTAAGGACAAGTTAGGTGAAGGAGCTCATGGAGCTGTCTACAAAGGTAAATTATCCAATCAAATTCTGGTTGCTGTAAAGATCCTCAATAACACAGACGGAGATGGGAAGGAGTTCATAAATGAAGTGGGAACAATGGCCAAAATCCACCATGTCAATGTGGTCCGCTTGCTTGGCTACTGCGCCGACGGATCCCACCGCGCTTTAGTTTATCACTTCTTCCCCAATGGTAATCTCCAGAGCTTCATCGCTCCGTCCACCGACAAAGAAACCTTCCTTGGATGGAACAAGTTGCATCAGATTGCTCTCGGCATAGCTAAAGGGATTGAATATCTTCATCAAGGTTGTGATCAAAGAATTCTGCATTTCGACATTAATCCTCGCAATGTCTTGCTGGACGAAAGTTTCACTCCAAAAATTTCAGATTTCGGTTTGGCTAAGTTATGCTCCAAGAATCAAAGTACAGTGTCCATGACTGCAGCGAGGGGAACGTTAGGATACATGGCGCCAGAAGTTTTCTCCAGAAACTTCGGCAACGTATCTTACAAATCCGATATCTACAGTTATGGGATGCTGTTGCTTGAGATGGTTGGAGGAAGAAAAAATACAAACGCCAGTCAAGAAACATTTCAAGTTCTGTATCCGAATTGGATACACAATTTGCTTGAAGGAGATGATACATATATTCCTATCGACGATGATGGAGATTTTAGAATTGCAAAGAAACTTGCAATAGTGGGACTGTGGTGCATCCAGTGGCACCCGGTGCACCGTCCCTCCATGAAAAGTGTAGTTCAAATGCTTGTTGAAGGAGAGGAAAGCAAGTTGAAAGTGCCGCCAAATCCTTTTGAATCTGCAGCTGCGACTAGTTCAAGTGCAATTATTCCAGCAAGATTCTTGAATATGGAATTGGAAGTAATCCCAGAAACAGACTAG
- the LOC130936815 gene encoding rust resistance kinase Lr10-like isoform X1: MMSRRKALFCSSLLLLQQILTCAANQKGNGEACRPSSCGKISNVKHPFRLKDDPATCGDPRYELSCENNRTLLYLFPGKTYQVEAINYSNFTIRLVDPGISENDCSTLPRYSLSRSNFSDSYVPNFLLSQGVNEPYGTLQDRVFVNGSTTEEVGIRVFEHVIFLNCSNPIKDDPRFVDTAPCIEKGNHHVYAVVGGLKAVELRDDCRVKMVAASSFLAPAQRNLSYSEIHRRLSYGFDLSWMLGGACASTCGKLNYCSFNETAQRLICTEGCGSPTGVQCRKISKLQIIGKDFAYGILKGFRKVVGKDTGENFSKMDVLAVIKIGVFTGRFLVPYILVKHTLGVIFFSALLIYTFRRRHISIYGNIEDFLQGNTFVPIRYSYKEIKKMTRNFKEKLGEGGFGTVYKGKLISGPFVAVKMLGKAKGNGQDFISEVATIGRIHHANVVRLIGFNVERSKHALVYEFMPNGSLDKYIFSKEDRISLTYQKMFEIALGVARGMAYLHEGCDMQILHFDIKPHNILLDENFIPKVSDFGLAKLYPLDNSIVTLTAARGTIGYMAPELFYQNIGAVSYKADVYSFGMLLMEIASQRRNSNPHAEHSSQFYFPFWIYDQLAAEENDEIEMETLMDEERSELAKKMFIIALWCIQLKPSDRPSMSKVVEMLEGDVASIEMPPKPSYCPNDVIQRDSEVDSSGVDASNNSYVSSSFEF; this comes from the exons ATGATGAGCAGACGAAAAGCCCTCTTCTGCTCATCACTACTCTTATTGCAACAAATTTTAACTTGCGCAGCGAATCAGAAGGGTAACGGAGAAGCATGTAGGCCTTCCTCTTGCGGCAAAATCAGCAACGTAAAACATCCTTTCCGGCTGAAGGATGATCCCGCAACCTGTGGGGATCCGAGGTATGAGTTGTCTTGTGAGAATAACAGGACGCTGTTATATCTTTTTCCCGGTAAAACTTACCAAGTTGAGGCAATAAACTACAGCAACTTCACGATCCGGCTTGTAGATCCCGGCATCTCAGAGAATGACTGTTCTACCCTTCCTCGCTATTCTTTATCCCGTTCCAATTTCAGTGACAGTTACGTACCCAACTTCCTGCTCTCCCAAGGCGTCAATGAACCATACGGAACCCTTCAAGATCGAGTTTTTGTTAATGGCTCGACAACGGAGGAAGTCGGAATAAGAGTATTCGAGCACGTGATTTTCTTGAACTGCAGCAATCCGATCAAGGACGATCCACGATTCGTGGACACTGCCCCTTGCATTGAAAAAGGTAATCATCATGTTTATGCTGTCGTTGGAGGATTGAAGGCGGTTGAATTAAGAGATGATTGCCGTGTGAAGATGGTTGCTGCCTCATCCTTTCTTGCTCCCGCACAGCGAAACTTGTCATACAGTGAAATTCATAGGAGGCTCAGCTACGGGTTTGATCTTTCTTGGATGCTGGGCGGTGCTTGTGCATCTACTTGTGGGAAGCTCAATTATTGCTCATTCAACGAAACCGCTCAACGACTCATTTGCACGGAAGGCTGTGGCAGTCCAACGGGAGTCCAATGCA GAAAAATTTCAAAGCTCCAAATCATTGGAAAAG ATTTTGCATATGGAATTTTGAAAG gATTTCGCAAAGTGGTAGGCAAAGATACTGGTGAAAATTTCTCTAAAATGGATGTGTTAGCTGTTATTAAGATAGGAGTATTCACAGGAAGATTTCTAGTGCCTTACATACTCGTCAAACACACATTGGGTGTCATATTTTTTTCTGCACTTCTCATCTACACATTCCGAAGAAGACATATATCAATTTATGGGAACATTGAAGATTTTTTGCAAGGAAACACCTTCGTGCCAATAAGATATTCATATAAAGAGATAAAGAAGATGACAAGAAATTTTAAGGAAAAGTTGGGAGAAGGAGGATTTGGTACAGTGTACAAAGGAAAGTTAATAAGCGGGCCTTTTGTAGCCGTAAAAATGTTAGGTAAAGCCAAGGGTAACGGGCAAGATTTCATTAGCGAAGTCGCTACAATTGGCAGAATACATCATGCCAATGTGGTGAGGCTGATTGGTTTTAATGTCGAGAGATCAAAACATGCTCTGGTATATGAATTCATGCCGAATGGTTCTTTGGATAAATATATCTTCTCTAAAGAGGATAGAATATCTTTAACATATCAGAAGATGTTTGAGATAGCTCTAGGAGTAGCTCGTGGTATGGCTTATCTACATGAAGGTTGTGATATGCAGATTTTGCATTTTGATATCAAGCCTCACAACATTCTTCTTGATGAGAATTTCATTCCTAAGGTCTCTGACTTTGGTCTCGCAAAACTATATCCTCTTGATAATAGTATTGTAACTTTGACTGCAGCAAGAGGAACAATTGGTTACATGGCTCCTGAACTGTTCTACCAAAATATTGGAGCAGTATCTTACAAGGCTGATGTCTATAGTTTTGGAATGCTTTTGATGGAAATAGCAAGCCAAAGAAGAAATTCGAATCCACATGCAGAGCATTCAAGtcaattttattttccattttgGATATATGATCAGTTGGCTGCTGAGGAAAATGATGAGATTGAGATGGAAACTTTGATGGATGAAGAAAGGAGTGAGTTAGCAAAAAAGATGTTTATAATTGCGTTGTGGTGCATACAACTGAAGCCAAGTGATCGTCCCTCAATGAGTAAAGTAGTGGAAATGTTAGAAGGAGATGTTGCAAGTATTGAAATGCCTCCAAAACCTTCATATTGTCCAAATGATGTGATTCAAAGAGATTCTGAAGTTGACTCATCAGGAGTAGATGCTTCAAATAATTCTTATGTGTCTTCAAGTTTTGagttttga
- the LOC130932489 gene encoding protein BTR1-like, whose amino-acid sequence MVSGGINEILRAVEFILSKLLSELQSEDENDVEPKTKVRLIVPNGSCGGIICKGCATIRSFIEKSQAGIKISPQDNNYYGLNDRLVTLTGTLDDNKCFNT is encoded by the exons ATGGTATCTGGTGGAATAAATGAAATCCTAAGAGCTGTTGAATTTATTCTATCTAAGTTGCTCAGTGAG CTTCAAAGTGAGGATGAAAATGATGTTGAGCCAAAAACAAAAGTGAGACTCATTGTTCCAAATGGTTCTTGTGGTGGTATAATTTGCAAGGGATGTGCTACCATTAG GTCATTCATTGAAAAATCTCAGGCTGGAATTAAGATATCTCCTCAGGATAATAATTATTACGGACTGAATGATAGGCTAGTGACACTGACAGGAACTCTTGATGATAACAAATGCTTCAATACGTGA
- the LOC130936863 gene encoding rust resistance kinase Lr10-like, with the protein MVPYMIIKFILNLEFFLVMLIYICQRRHASIYENIEEFLQGNELIPIRYSYKEMKMTRDFKEKLGEGGFGSVYKEKLRSGPFVAIKMLGKAKGNGQDFISEVATIGRIHHVNIVRLIGFYVEGSKRALVYEFMSNGSLDKFIFSKVDSASLTYQKLFEISLGVAHGIAYLHEGCDMQILHFDIKPRNILLDENFIPKVSDFGLAKLNPLDNSIVSLKTARGTLGYMAPELFYKNIGAISYKADVYSFGMLLMEMASQRRNSNPNAEHSSQFYFPFWIYDQLAQKSDEIKMEILMHEETSELAKKMFTTALWCIQLKPSDRPSMKKVVEMLEGEAANIEMPPKPSYYPNDIIHGDSEINSGEATSNNSSGSSGFEEEIATNPLLMFSG; encoded by the coding sequence ATGGTGCCATATatgatcatcaaattcatattGAATCTCGAATTTTTCTTAGTAATGTTGATCTACATATGCCAAAGAAGACATGCATCAATTTATGAAAACATTGAGGAATTTTTGCAAGGGAACGAACTCATTCCAATAAGATATTCATATAAAGAGATGAAGATGACAAGAGATTTTAAGGAAAAGCTAGGAGAAGGAGGTTTCGGCTCAGTGTATAAGGAAAAGTTAAGAAGTGGACCTTTTGTAGCCATAAAAATGTTGGGTAAAGCCAAAGGTAATGGTCAAGATTTCATCAGTGAAGTTGCTACAATTGGTAGAATACATCATGTCAATATAGTAAGATTGATTGGATTTTATGTAGAGGGTTCAAAACGCGCCCTTGTATACGAATTTATGTCGAATGGTTCTCTAGATAAATTTATCTTCTCCAAAGTAGATAGTGCATCATTAACATACCAAAAACTCTTTGAAATATCTCTTGGAGTGGCTCATGGTATAGCTTATTTGCATGAAGGTTGTGACATGCAAATTTTGCATTTTGATATCAAGCCTCGTAACATTCTTCTTGACGAGAACTTCATTCCTAAGGTCTCAGACTTTGGTCTTGCAAAGCTTAATCCTCTGGATAACAGTATTGTTTCTTTGAAAACAGCAAGAGGAACCCTTGGTTACATGGCCCCAGAATTGTTCTATAAAAATATTGGTGCAATATCTTACAAGGCTGATGTCTATAGCTTTGGAATGCTTTTGATGGAAATGGCAAGTCAAAGAAGAAACTCGAATCCAAACGCAGAGCATTCAAGCCAATTTTACTTTCCATTTTGGATATATGATCAATTGGCTCAGAAAAGTGACGAGATAAAGATGGAAATTTTGATGCATGAAGAAACAAGCGAATTAGCAAAAAAGATGTTTACAACTGCGCTGTGGTGTATACAATTGAAGCCAAGTGATCGTCCTTCAATGAAAAAAGTAGTGGAAATGTTagaaggagaagctgcaaataTTGAAATGCCTCCAAAGCCTTCATATTATCCAAATGATATTATCCACGGAGATTCTGAGATTAACTCAGGAGAAGCTACTTCAAATAATTCTTCTGGCTCTTCGGGTTTTGAGGAGGAAATTGCAACTAACCCTCTGTTAATGTTTTCTGGATGA
- the LOC130932761 gene encoding uncharacterized protein LOC130932761, with amino-acid sequence MKVKLSSLQVDMTVSSLLSMAATASAAALTMLIYKARRKSLLQRPDKGDLSTLGPQCEPECNPCGKILFFSRIGTSKALAQHLRYMLASNGVTLELVDTVDYEPEDLPKENLVLIVASTAEHWNRSPPQPPISAKDTSLRLAAEDFARWLKEKVSNFEGEVFAVKACTFSAFGVVGRVSEDGKNLMAKAANHIRDLGHATQFNPDFDFDNWWQRAVGVLKGVVLEDTVAVGKCQQSEPDRFYVFVENVEGVGSSTTFTRKMLTVTEAELMKNGCVDLEEAGPVTPLAKGIKIDSSLSNSLEFCSVGGVLYFVPGRLMGGIPKQYGVIMDLHYPKKFWCLKYDGSTWIWKLLGNTFISRNRALVVPYDGKLLIFGGGWIEIYDPKSDYWDRREVPYNALIQGSMDPESYFLWEDKSTKHHKTLIFLYRFSKWGGRSIVSYDVEANRWKPIECQFPKIRRDVFCPTKLVLLGSSDYLLVVEELASNWYVYDLSRRMVMADLHIDGLDDTWRVLHVFCCHHNQKEKESLIYMFMQQNESGLHDLVHYARVKLKTDSLFSVKVESKGYFKVGPYTKLYMFAVGDEDIEGKNAA; translated from the exons ATGAAAGTTAAGTTATCTTCGTTACAGGTGGATATGACGGTATCCTCTCTCTTATCCATGGCGGCCACCGCCTCAGCCGCTGCCCTAACCATGTTAATATACAAGGCTCGCCGCAAGAGCCTCCTTCAACGCCCCGACAAAGGGGACCTTTCAACGCTCGGTCCACAATGCGAACCCGAATGCAATCCATGTGGCAAGATCCTATTCTTTTCCCGAATCGGAACGTCAAAAGCTCTGGCGCAGCACCTCCGCTATATGTTAGCCTCAAACGGTGTTACTTTAGAGCTCGTAGATACGGTTGATTACGAGCCCGAAGACCTACCTAAGGAGAACCTCGTCCTCATCGTTGCTTCAACTGCGGAACATTGGAACCGATCTCCGCCACAACCGCCTATCAGCGCGAAAGATACCTCCCTACGTCTTGCAGCAGAGGACTTCGCCAGGTGGCTCAAGGAGAAAGTGAGTAACTTTGAGGGTGAAGTGTTTGCTGTGAAGGCTTGCACTTTCAGTGCGTTTGGTGTGGTCGGTAGGGTTTCCGAAGATGGCAAGAATTTGATGGCTAAGGCCGCCAATCACATTAGGGATTTGGGTCACGCTACTCAATTCAACcctgattttgattttgacaaCTGGTGGCAAAGGGCTGTTGGGGTTTTGAAAGGTGTGGTTTTGGAAGATACAGTTGCTGTTGGCAAGTGCCAGCAATCTGAACCTGATCGCTTTTATGTTTTTGTGGAAAATGTTGAGGGTGTGGGTTCTTCTACTACCTTCACCCGCAAGATGTTAACTGTCACTGAGGCGGAGTTGATGAAGAATGGCTGTGTTGATCTTGAAGAAGCAGGTCCTGTTACTCCTCTTGCCAAAGGTATAAAAATTGATTCCTCGCTATCAAATTCCCTAGAATTCTGTTCCGTTGGTGGTGTCTTGTACTTCGTCCCTGGTAGGTTGATGGGTGGTATTCCAAAACAATATGGGGTGATCATGGACCTACATTACCCCAAAAAATTCTGGTGCCTCAAATACGATGGTTCTACTTGGATTTGGAAATTATTGGGTAACACGTTCATCAGTCGTAATAGAGCTTTAGTAGTCCCATATGATGGCAAGTTGTTAATCTTTGGGGGTGGTTGGATTGAGATCTATGACCCAAAATCAGATTACTGGGATAGAAGGGAAGTACCTTATAACGCCTTGATTCAAGGTTCTATGGATCCTGAATCTTACTTTTTGTGGGAGGACAAGAGCACCAAGCATCATAAGACCCTCATTTTCTTGTATCGTTTTAGTAAGTGGGGAGGACGATCGATTGTGTCATATGATGTTGAAGCAAACAGATGGAAACCCATTGAGTGCCAATTTCCGAAAATTCGTCGTGATGTGTTCTGTCCTACAAAACTTGTTCTTTTGGGATCTAGTGATTATCTCCTAGTTGTTGAGGAGCTAGCCTCTAATTGGTATGTGTACGACTTGTCTAGGAGGATGGTTATGGCAGATCTGCATATAGATGGTCTGGACGATACTTGGCGGGTTTTGCATGTTTTCTGTTGTCATCACAAccagaaagaaaaagaaagtctGATTTATATGTTCATGCAACAGAATGAATCTGGGCTTCATGACCTTGTTCATTATGCCAGAGTCAAGCTCAAAACGGATAGTCTTTTTTCTGTCAAGGTTGAATCCAAGGGTTATTTTAAAGTTGGTCCCTATACCAAACTCTATAT GTTTGCTGTTGGAGACGAAGACATTGAAGGGAAGAATGCAGcttag
- the LOC130936815 gene encoding LEAF RUST 10 DISEASE-RESISTANCE LOCUS RECEPTOR-LIKE PROTEIN KINASE-like 2.3 isoform X2, which produces MMSRRKALFCSSLLLLQQILTCAANQKGNGEACRPSSCGKISNVKHPFRLKDDPATCGDPSNFTIRLVDPGISENDCSTLPRYSLSRSNFSDSYVPNFLLSQGVNEPYGTLQDRVFVNGSTTEEVGIRVFEHVIFLNCSNPIKDDPRFVDTAPCIEKGNHHVYAVVGGLKAVELRDDCRVKMVAASSFLAPAQRNLSYSEIHRRLSYGFDLSWMLGGACASTCGKLNYCSFNETAQRLICTEGCGSPTGVQCRKISKLQIIGKDFAYGILKGFRKVVGKDTGENFSKMDVLAVIKIGVFTGRFLVPYILVKHTLGVIFFSALLIYTFRRRHISIYGNIEDFLQGNTFVPIRYSYKEIKKMTRNFKEKLGEGGFGTVYKGKLISGPFVAVKMLGKAKGNGQDFISEVATIGRIHHANVVRLIGFNVERSKHALVYEFMPNGSLDKYIFSKEDRISLTYQKMFEIALGVARGMAYLHEGCDMQILHFDIKPHNILLDENFIPKVSDFGLAKLYPLDNSIVTLTAARGTIGYMAPELFYQNIGAVSYKADVYSFGMLLMEIASQRRNSNPHAEHSSQFYFPFWIYDQLAAEENDEIEMETLMDEERSELAKKMFIIALWCIQLKPSDRPSMSKVVEMLEGDVASIEMPPKPSYCPNDVIQRDSEVDSSGVDASNNSYVSSSFEF; this is translated from the exons ATGATGAGCAGACGAAAAGCCCTCTTCTGCTCATCACTACTCTTATTGCAACAAATTTTAACTTGCGCAGCGAATCAGAAGGGTAACGGAGAAGCATGTAGGCCTTCCTCTTGCGGCAAAATCAGCAACGTAAAACATCCTTTCCGGCTGAAGGATGATCCCGCAACCTGTGGGGATCCGAG CAACTTCACGATCCGGCTTGTAGATCCCGGCATCTCAGAGAATGACTGTTCTACCCTTCCTCGCTATTCTTTATCCCGTTCCAATTTCAGTGACAGTTACGTACCCAACTTCCTGCTCTCCCAAGGCGTCAATGAACCATACGGAACCCTTCAAGATCGAGTTTTTGTTAATGGCTCGACAACGGAGGAAGTCGGAATAAGAGTATTCGAGCACGTGATTTTCTTGAACTGCAGCAATCCGATCAAGGACGATCCACGATTCGTGGACACTGCCCCTTGCATTGAAAAAGGTAATCATCATGTTTATGCTGTCGTTGGAGGATTGAAGGCGGTTGAATTAAGAGATGATTGCCGTGTGAAGATGGTTGCTGCCTCATCCTTTCTTGCTCCCGCACAGCGAAACTTGTCATACAGTGAAATTCATAGGAGGCTCAGCTACGGGTTTGATCTTTCTTGGATGCTGGGCGGTGCTTGTGCATCTACTTGTGGGAAGCTCAATTATTGCTCATTCAACGAAACCGCTCAACGACTCATTTGCACGGAAGGCTGTGGCAGTCCAACGGGAGTCCAATGCA GAAAAATTTCAAAGCTCCAAATCATTGGAAAAG ATTTTGCATATGGAATTTTGAAAG gATTTCGCAAAGTGGTAGGCAAAGATACTGGTGAAAATTTCTCTAAAATGGATGTGTTAGCTGTTATTAAGATAGGAGTATTCACAGGAAGATTTCTAGTGCCTTACATACTCGTCAAACACACATTGGGTGTCATATTTTTTTCTGCACTTCTCATCTACACATTCCGAAGAAGACATATATCAATTTATGGGAACATTGAAGATTTTTTGCAAGGAAACACCTTCGTGCCAATAAGATATTCATATAAAGAGATAAAGAAGATGACAAGAAATTTTAAGGAAAAGTTGGGAGAAGGAGGATTTGGTACAGTGTACAAAGGAAAGTTAATAAGCGGGCCTTTTGTAGCCGTAAAAATGTTAGGTAAAGCCAAGGGTAACGGGCAAGATTTCATTAGCGAAGTCGCTACAATTGGCAGAATACATCATGCCAATGTGGTGAGGCTGATTGGTTTTAATGTCGAGAGATCAAAACATGCTCTGGTATATGAATTCATGCCGAATGGTTCTTTGGATAAATATATCTTCTCTAAAGAGGATAGAATATCTTTAACATATCAGAAGATGTTTGAGATAGCTCTAGGAGTAGCTCGTGGTATGGCTTATCTACATGAAGGTTGTGATATGCAGATTTTGCATTTTGATATCAAGCCTCACAACATTCTTCTTGATGAGAATTTCATTCCTAAGGTCTCTGACTTTGGTCTCGCAAAACTATATCCTCTTGATAATAGTATTGTAACTTTGACTGCAGCAAGAGGAACAATTGGTTACATGGCTCCTGAACTGTTCTACCAAAATATTGGAGCAGTATCTTACAAGGCTGATGTCTATAGTTTTGGAATGCTTTTGATGGAAATAGCAAGCCAAAGAAGAAATTCGAATCCACATGCAGAGCATTCAAGtcaattttattttccattttgGATATATGATCAGTTGGCTGCTGAGGAAAATGATGAGATTGAGATGGAAACTTTGATGGATGAAGAAAGGAGTGAGTTAGCAAAAAAGATGTTTATAATTGCGTTGTGGTGCATACAACTGAAGCCAAGTGATCGTCCCTCAATGAGTAAAGTAGTGGAAATGTTAGAAGGAGATGTTGCAAGTATTGAAATGCCTCCAAAACCTTCATATTGTCCAAATGATGTGATTCAAAGAGATTCTGAAGTTGACTCATCAGGAGTAGATGCTTCAAATAATTCTTATGTGTCTTCAAGTTTTGagttttga